DNA sequence from the Candidatus Methylomirabilota bacterium genome:
AGCAGCTCGCCGGTCTCCGTCGGGTTCATGCCGGCGGTCGGCTCGTCCAGCAGCAGCAGGCGCGGGCGCATCGAGAGCGCTCGCGCGATCTCCGTCCGCCGCCGGTTGGCGTAGGAGAGCGAGAAGGCGCGCTGGTCCCGGCGAGGCGCGAGCCGCTCGCCGAACCGTTCCAGCTCGGCGGAGGTCTCGCGCTGGCAGGCTTCCTCCTCGCGACGAACGCCCGGCGGCCGAACGAGGGCGACCACCGTCTCGGCCAGGAGCGGCGCCCAGCGGCCGACCGGCGCGTGGCGCCACCGGCCGAGCGGGCGCGCCGCCCGCAGGCGCCCGTGCATGCCGACCATCAGGTTCTCGGCGACGGTCATGTTGGCAAAGACGCGGCCGTTCTGAAAGGTCCGGGCCATCCCCAGCTCGGCGATCTGCTCGGGAGGCGCCCCGGTGATCCGGCGGCCGTCGAAGGTCACCTCCCCGCTGTCAGGACGGAGGAGTCCGGTGACGAGGTTGAAGACGGTGGTCTTGCCCGAGCCATTCGGGCCGATCAGGCTGATGGTCTCGCCCGGGGCGATCCGGAACGTCAGGCCGTCGACCGCCCGGACGCCGCCGAACGTCTTGACCAGGCCCGTCACCTCCAGCAACGGGCCGGGGCTCACGCGCTCCCCAGGAGCCCCTGCGGCCGGAACCGCACCATCAGCAGGAGCAGCAGCCCGTACGCGAGCATGCGCACCTCCTGGAGTGGCCGGAACAGCTCGGGCGCGCCGACCAGGACGATGGCCCCCGCGATCGCCCCGGCCACGTTGGCCATGCCCCCCGCCACGACGATGGTCAGCGCCAGCACGGAGACGAGGACGCCGAACATGTCGGGACTGACGTAGCTGTACTGGTGGGCCAGCAGGCTGCCCCCGATCCCCGCCACGAAGGCCGCGGCCGCGAACGCGAGCGACTTGTAGCCGGCCCGGGGGACCGCGAAGGACTGGGCCGCCAGCTCGTCCTCGCGGATCGCCCGCCACCCGCGCCCGAGATGCGAGGCCTGCAGGGCGGTGACGAGGGCCGCGCACCCGAGCAGCACCGCGACGGAGAGGAGATAGAAGTCGCGGGCCGAGTCCATCACGTGGCCGAAGAGGGACGGCGGCGGAATCGTGTTGATCCCGAGGGGTCCCCGCGTCAGCCACTCGAGATTCAGGATCGACGAGGTCACCATCGCGCCGATCCCCAGCGTGGCGATCGCCACGTAGTGCCCCCGCAGGCGGAGGACGGGCGAGACGATGACCGCCGCGACGAGCGCGGCCATCCCGCCGGCGGCCGGCAGCGCCAGCCAGAACGGCCAGGCATGCTCCTTGGTCAGGAGGGCCGAGGTGTAGGCGCCGATGGCGAAGAGACCGGCCTGCCCCAGCGAGACCTGGCCGGCGGTGCCGGACACCAGGGTCAGCGAGAGCGCCAGGATCGCGAAGACCGCCACCACGCTGGCGACCCGCAGAAGGTAGTTGCTGCCCCACAGTGGGAGCACGACGCCGGCGACCAGGATCAGGAGCGCGAGCTGCCAGCGGCGGATTCGGACCGGCGCGCCTCCGGCGAAGAACGTCCCCGTCATCGGCTCCCGCAGGAGCACCCCCGGCGAGCCCAGGAGCCCGCTGGGTCGGAGCCACAGGACGCCGATCAGGATCGCGAACGCGATGAGCTGTCGAGTGCTGCCTCCGAACCACGTGACCCCGAAGCTCTCCACCACGCCGAGGAGCAAGCCGCCCACCACGGCACCCGGGAGACTGCCCAGGCCACCGAGCGTCGCGGCGGCGAACCCCTCCAGGCCGGCGTTGAAGCCCATCGACGGCTCCACCGTGCTGAAGTACATCCCGACCAGCAGGCCGCCGATCCCGGCCAGCGCCGACGCGAGGGCGAAGGCCAGACCCTGCACGGCGCCGACGTTCACCCCCATCTGCTGGGCGGCTTCACGGTCCTGGGCGGTCGCGCGGATCGCCCAGCCGAGCCGCGCGTACTTCAGGAACGCCCACAGCGCCCCGACGCTCAGGAGGCTCACCCCCATGATCGTGACGTCCAGCGTCCCGAACCGCATGTCGCCGAGACGGAAGTTGTCGGTCGCCAGGAGGCTCGGAAGCCGGCGGCTCTCCGGCTGGAACGCGAGCTCCAGGGAGCGGTCGAGGATCAGCGCGATGGCCACCGTCGACAGCAGCGGAGCGATCGGCGGCGCGCCGGCCAGCGGTCGCAGCGCCACTCGCTCGATGACCAGCCCGAGGAGCGCCGTCGCCCCGGTCACGACCAGCAGGGTCGCCCACAGCGGCAGGTGCAGCTCGGCCACGCACCACCAGCCCAGCATGGCGCCCAGCGCGAACACCGAGCCCTGAGCGAAGTTGACGAGGTCGGCCACGCCGAAGATCAAGGACAGGCCGACCGCG
Encoded proteins:
- a CDS encoding ABC transporter permease, whose translation is MLDALASGLITGNTYALIAVGLSLIFGVADLVNFAQGSVFALGAMLGWWCVAELHLPLWATLLVVTGATALLGLVIERVALRPLAGAPPIAPLLSTVAIALILDRSLELAFQPESRRLPSLLATDNFRLGDMRFGTLDVTIMGVSLLSVGALWAFLKYARLGWAIRATAQDREAAQQMGVNVGAVQGLAFALASALAGIGGLLVGMYFSTVEPSMGFNAGLEGFAAATLGGLGSLPGAVVGGLLLGVVESFGVTWFGGSTRQLIAFAILIGVLWLRPSGLLGSPGVLLREPMTGTFFAGGAPVRIRRWQLALLILVAGVVLPLWGSNYLLRVASVVAVFAILALSLTLVSGTAGQVSLGQAGLFAIGAYTSALLTKEHAWPFWLALPAAGGMAALVAAVIVSPVLRLRGHYVAIATLGIGAMVTSSILNLEWLTRGPLGINTIPPPSLFGHVMDSARDFYLLSVAVLLGCAALVTALQASHLGRGWRAIREDELAAQSFAVPRAGYKSLAFAAAAFVAGIGGSLLAHQYSYVSPDMFGVLVSVLALTIVVAGGMANVAGAIAGAIVLVGAPELFRPLQEVRMLAYGLLLLLMVRFRPQGLLGSA
- a CDS encoding ABC transporter ATP-binding protein codes for the protein MSPGPLLEVTGLVKTFGGVRAVDGLTFRIAPGETISLIGPNGSGKTTVFNLVTGLLRPDSGEVTFDGRRITGAPPEQIAELGMARTFQNGRVFANMTVAENLMVGMHGRLRAARPLGRWRHAPVGRWAPLLAETVVALVRPPGVRREEEACQRETSAELERFGERLAPRRDQRAFSLSYANRRRTEIARALSMRPRLLLLDEPTAGMNPTETGELLGQLAALRAEGHTILLIEHKLDFVMALSDRVLVLDYGKLIAQGTASQVQSDERVIEAYLGRRGGPVC